In Drosophila nasuta strain 15112-1781.00 chromosome 2R, ASM2355853v1, whole genome shotgun sequence, a single genomic region encodes these proteins:
- the LOC132786973 gene encoding uncharacterized protein LOC132786973: MPVKCHFNLSRSSAVYYAGEQISGTLMLTITKKPLNVEGVHITLLGISTTSWHETDKCLPQIEHNDSTGPMEPPKVYFGATKTHIEQTQQLAESMILPTGSLQLGSFTFQLPNEVPGSCRLPHGSISYSLQLTLERRSKQAKRFQHRLVVRNRIEFLEPRPATTEFSTLCLSLPRSVFVPGQRVAYQLETSTSSSQLLTRLCQCIRYESHQPVAKFKKVVRILDESSCLEDALHLPLTAPIMSQRSGDLIEITYYLETLGSCSEPLRLPVFVGTVAPPVDTHTSLSSLGFVNFALSENEVLLSSINQLLPHSYSRELAPSSSGKYNEQLKLLRRQKKQSYVRIALRYFYKRLLPVN, translated from the exons ATGCCTGTCAAATGCCACTTCAATTTGTCGCGCTCATCAGCAGTTTATTACGCTGGCGAACAAATTTCTGGCACATTAATGCTGACAATTACCAAGAAGCCGCTGAACGTTGAAG GCGTCCATATCACATTGCTGGGCATCAGTACAACCAGTTGGCATGAGACAGACAAATGTTTGCCACAAATCGAGCACAATGATAGCACTGGACCCATGGAGCCCCCTAAGGTTTATTTTGGCGCCACTAAGACACACATTGAGCAGACACAGCAGCTGGCCGAGTCAATGATCTTGCCAACAGGCAGCCTGCAACTGGGCAGCTTTACATTCCAGTTACCCAACGAAGTTCCAGGCAGTTGTCGCTTACCCCATGGTTCGATCAGCTATTCGCTCCAATTGACGCTAGAGCGTCGTAGCAAACAAGCCAAACGCTTCCAGCATCGATTAGTAGTCAGAAACCGCATTGAATTTCTTGAACCGAGACCTGCGACAACAGAATTTTCGACTTTGTGCCTCAGCTTACCACGCAGTGTATTTGTTCCAGGACAGCGAGTTGCTTATCAGCTGGAGACATCCACTTCAAGCTCTCAGTTACTGACACGTCTCTGTCAATGCATCAGATATGAGAGCCATCAACCAGTGGCCAAGTTCAAGAAGGTGGTGCGTATACTCGATGAGAGTTCTTGTTTAGAGGATGCACTACATCTACCTCTCACTGCGCCCATAATGAGCCAAAGGTCTGGGGATCTCATTGAGATCACGTACTACCTAGAAACTTTAGGCAGCTGCAGCGAACCTCTGCGATTGCCAGTATTCGTGGGCACTGTGGCGCCACCTGTCGACACTCACACAAGTTTGTCGTCTCTTGGCTTTGTAAACTTTG ctCTCTCAGAAAACGAAGTGCTGCtttcatcaatcaatcaactgTTGCCCCACAGTTATTCCAGGGAACTCGCCCCCTCAAGCTCTGGCAAATACAATGAGCAGCTGAAATTGCTGAGGCGCCAAAAGAAACAATCGTACGTGCGGATAGCTCTACGATATTTCTATAAGCGTTTGCTACCCGTTAATTAA